A single region of the Vicia villosa cultivar HV-30 ecotype Madison, WI linkage group LG4, Vvil1.0, whole genome shotgun sequence genome encodes:
- the LOC131598019 gene encoding uncharacterized protein LOC131598019 yields the protein MAQAMHNQPDADENAGSRSLATFQRENPPVFKGTHDPDGALDWLKELERIFRVMDCTPAQKVRYGTHMLAKEADDWWLETLARLEFSGEEVPWNVFRREFLRKYYPEDVRGKKEIEFLELTQGNKSVTEYAAKFTELIKFYPHFDGEGAEFSKCIKFQNGLRSDIKKAVGYQKIRLFPDLVDSCRIFEEDSNAHHKMVSDRRGKNQQSRGKPYNAGKGKQRVTHGQRSSGGDAPARIVCFKCGQPGHKSNACTADARKCFRCGKMGHAMSDWKHKDMICFTCGEEGHIGSQCPKKKAQSGGKRYMFH from the exons atgGCTCAGGCTATGCATAACCAACCGGATGCTGACGAGAATGCTGGATCTCGTAGTTTGGCGACTTTCCAAAGGGAGAATCCGCCAGTGTTTAAGGGTacgcatgaccctgatggtgctcttgattggttgAAAGAGCTCGAGCGAATCTTCCGTgttatggattgcactcctgcTCAGAAGGTCAGATATGGCACTCATATGCTGGCtaaggaagctgatgattggtggttgGAGACACTGGCTAGGTTGGAGTTTTCCGGTGAGGAAGTCCCTTGGAATGTGTTCcgtagggaatttctgaggaagtactatcctgaagatgttcggggtaagAAAGAGATAGAATTCCTAGAGTTGACGCAAGGGAACAAGTCTGTGactgagtatgctgccaagttcacTGAGTTGATTAAGTTCTATCCTCACTTTGATGGCGAAGGTgctgaattttctaagtgcatcaaGTTTCAGAATGGGTTACGCTCGGATATCAAGAAGGCTGTTGGGTACCAAAAGATCCGTTTGTTTCCTGATTTGGTTGACAGTTGTAGGATCTTTGAGGAAGATAGTAATGCTCATCACAAGATGGTTAGTGATAGAAGGGGCAAGAATCAACAAAGCCGTGGGAAACCGTATAATGCTGGTAAAGGGAAACAAAGAGTTACTCATGGTCAGAggtctagtgggggagatgctcctgctaggaTTGTATGTTTCAAATGTGGTCAACCTGGTCATAAGAGCAATGCTTGTACTGCTGATGCGAGGAAGTGTTTCAGATGTGGTAAGATGGGACATGCAATGTCTGATTGGAAGCATAAGGACATGATATGTTTCACGTGTGGCGAAGAGGGACACATTGGTAGCCAGTGTCCAAAGAAGAAGGCACAATCCGGTGGAAAG aggtacatgtttcattaa